The Porites lutea chromosome 4, jaPorLute2.1, whole genome shotgun sequence genome contains a region encoding:
- the LOC140933598 gene encoding uncharacterized protein, which yields MWLPGVLLGLVVVALIALYVKKQLQGNCEVDAGMPRWEDLNQAEMQQLVEEVQEVAEHVNTMNVSLEKAVRHLRNAADYLDQVWKDCKIASAVGSSAGITGGVLTVLGGVATVMTAGAATPLLIAGTAFGVAGACTNLGTTAVEASINSAIIQEADGAVEGANRAIQEVRQRINKMKTGKSQVRLLFLAGLATRMLGKNHLAVAFIKDLLSTDLLSKALPAVTDAARAVSALASKAGIETVKTVAGRGLIENVPKEAVCVGVNVGAKKFGTELGTKVGAKAVKKVGAKMGARAVRRVSTKAGAKAAEKIGTKVGANATGKAASEVVSKAAGNTATKEGSKAVGKAGVQGGAKAAGGFIIGVSTAFIVLDVIDLAFTVRDIVNNEGSDAARVLREKANEYEAILRDQ from the exons ATGTGGCTACCGGGAGTCTTACTCGGCCTTGTTGTGGTTGCTTTGATAGCACTGTATGTGAAAAAGCAGCTGCAAGGGAATT gCGAGGTTGATGCAGGTATGCCAAGATGGGAAGACCTGAACCAGGCAGAAATGCAACAGCTAGTTGAAGAGGTTCAGGAAGTTGCAGAACATGTCAACACTATGAACGTTAGTCTGGAAAAAGCTGTGAGGCACCTTAGAAATGCCGCTGACTATCTTGACCAGGTGTGGAAGGATTGCAAGATAGCGTCTGCTGTTGGAAGTAGTGCTGGGATCACAGGCGGTGTTCTGACAGTCCTTGGAGGTGTCGCTACAGTTATGACAGCTGGAGCCGCCACACCTTTGTTAATAGCAGGCACGGCATTTGGGGTGGCCGGAGCTTGCACTAACCTAGGAACTACTGCCGTGGAAGCCTCTATTAACTCAGCTATCATCCAGGAGGCAGACGGTGCCGTAGAAGGCGCAAATCGCGCAATACAGGAAGTAAGGCAACGAATCAATAAGATGAAGACCGGGAAAAGCCAAGTGCGTTTGCTGTTTCTTGCTGGCCTTGCTACCAGAATGCTAGGTAAAAACCACTTAGCAGTTGCCTTTATCAAAGACCTTCTTAGTACTGATTTACTCTCCAAAGCTCTTCCTGCAGTAACAGATGCAGCACGGGCCGTATCAGCCTTAGCCTCGAAGGCCGGGATAGAAACTGTCAAAACTGTTGCAGGAAGAGGGCTCATTGAAAACGTTCCAAAAGAGGCTGTCTGTGTTGGAGTAAACGTGGGAGCCAAAAAATTCGGTACAGAGCTAGGCACTAAAGTAGGAGCCAAGGCTGTTAAGAAAGTTGGTGCAAAGATGGGAGCCAGAGCCGTCAGAAGGGTCAGTACCAAGGCCGGTGCCAAAGCCGCTGAGAAGATTGGTACAAAGGTCGGTGCGAACGCAACTGGAAAAGCTGCTTCCGAGGTAGTGTCCAAGGCGGCTGGAAATACAGCCACCAAAGAAGGGTCAAAAGCTGTTGGCAAAGCAGGTGTCCAGGGCGGAGCTAAGGCTGCGGGAGGCTTTATCATCGGAGTCAGCACGGCTTTCATCGTCTTAGATGTCATAGATCTGGCATTTACTGTAAGAGATATTGTCAATAACGAAGGTTCTGATGCAGCTCGGGTGCTCAGAGAAAAAGCAAATGAATACGAAGCTATTCTAAGAGATCAGTAA